The bacterium genome segment TCTTTGCGTTCTTTGCGGTTGATTTCTTTGCGTTCTTTGCGGTTAAAAAAGGATAAACCACTTAATCTTAAAAAAACTTGAATATCGAGTTATACAAAGGTGTCTATCAAAGCAGACACCTTTTATTTTGGATAAACAAAAAGGAGAATTTGAATGCGAAAACTAATTATCATTTCTTTATTGCTATTATTTCCTGTTCACTTATTGGCTAATAATACAGGATTAGAGATGTTTATGGGACTTCAGGCAAAAATCATTGAGGTGTCAAATGAAATAAAACCTGTGGTTGTCCATATCGAGGCCGTCCAGAAAAAAGGTGGGGCTAAACGAAGGGTTTTAGGCTCCGGGGTATTATTAGACCGTGAAGGGTATATCGTTACGACTGAACATTTGATTAGTGAGGCTGATGAAGCAAGGGTAACAATGCTAAATGATGTTACAAAATACAGGGCAAAGATAATCGGAATAGATAAATTAACCGATTTAGCCTTGCTAAAGATAGAACATCAGCAGGAACTAAAATATCCTGTGCTTGGGGATTCAGATACAACTTGCGTCGGCGAATGGGTAATTGCCATTGGTAATCCTTATGGATTGGATGGAACAGTGTATCTTGGCATAATTAGCGCTAAGGGAAGAGACATTGAATCCGAAGGTGAAATAATAAATGAATTTCTGCAGACAGATACCTCAATCGACCCGGGGAGTAGCGGTGGACCTCTGGTAAATTTAAAAGGTGAGGTCATCGGAATAAATAGTGGTGGGGCAGGGAGAGGCATTAGTTTTACTATTCCTATCACCGTGGTTAAAAAGGTCATAAATAAATTAAAAACTCAAGGGGAAATCGAGCGGGGCTGGATAGGTGTCTCAATCCAGGAATTTAATCGGGATATAGCCCAACAATTTGGCTTGCCCGAAGTTACCGGCGTAATAATAAATGGTGTGTTCGAAAACTCTCCTGCGGCGGAAAGTGGACTTAAACCACTTGATATTATCACTGAATTTGATGGCAAAAAGGTTAAGGCAGAGAAACCCGAAGCGGTAAATGAACTCATCCGAATAGTGGGAGACTCAAAAATCGGTCAAGAAGTCCAGATGAAGATAATCAGAGATAAACAACCACTCAGCCTTACTTTAAAAATCGCCAAACAGCCAAAGATAAAAGCTGATGAATTAGAAACAGACTTTGGTTTTGCGGTTAAGGAAATAACTGACTATATCTATCGGAATTACAAATTAGATTCAAAAGATGGGGTCTTTGTCTCAGAGGTAAAATGGGACACCTGTGCCTCTGATGCACAACTCTATGAAAAGGACATTATTATTAAGATTAATGATATGGAAATAAAAGATATTAAAGATTTTAAAAAAACTATCGAGACGGTTAAGGATAATAATAGGATTTTACTTCAGGTAAAAAGACAAAAGGATTTAATCCTTATTCTTCTGAAGACAGGGGAGTTCAAAAAAAAGTGGTAAGATGAATTTAGATAAGATTATCATTTCAGGAATAGTTTTTTATGGCTATCATGGTGTAACTGAGATTGAGCAAGAGTTGGGGCAAAAATTCTTAGTCGATGTAGAACTACATTTAGATTTAAAGTCAGTCCAACACCTTGAAGATACGGTTGATTACAAAGAAATTTATAATTTGGTGAAAAGCATTGAACAAAAGAAAAAATATCGGCTAATTGAATCTTTAGCCACAG includes the following:
- a CDS encoding trypsin-like peptidase domain-containing protein; amino-acid sequence: MRKLIIISLLLLFPVHLLANNTGLEMFMGLQAKIIEVSNEIKPVVVHIEAVQKKGGAKRRVLGSGVLLDREGYIVTTEHLISEADEARVTMLNDVTKYRAKIIGIDKLTDLALLKIEHQQELKYPVLGDSDTTCVGEWVIAIGNPYGLDGTVYLGIISAKGRDIESEGEIINEFLQTDTSIDPGSSGGPLVNLKGEVIGINSGGAGRGISFTIPITVVKKVINKLKTQGEIERGWIGVSIQEFNRDIAQQFGLPEVTGVIINGVFENSPAAESGLKPLDIITEFDGKKVKAEKPEAVNELIRIVGDSKIGQEVQMKIIRDKQPLSLTLKIAKQPKIKADELETDFGFAVKEITDYIYRNYKLDSKDGVFVSEVKWDTCASDAQLYEKDIIIKINDMEIKDIKDFKKTIETVKDNNRILLQVKRQKDLILILLKTGEFKKKW
- the folB gene encoding dihydroneopterin aldolase; this encodes MNLDKIIISGIVFYGYHGVTEIEQELGQKFLVDVELHLDLKSVQHLEDTVDYKEIYNLVKSIEQKKKYRLIESLATDIAQAILDKTRAIEVIVRVKKPQVPIAGVVDYVAAEIIRRKNE